A part of Helicobacter himalayensis genomic DNA contains:
- a CDS encoding exodeoxyribonuclease III has translation MKLISWNVNGLRACMNKGFMDFFNAVNADVFCIQESKMLREQATFDFPNYEEYWNSAEKKGYSGVAIFSKQTPLNVAYDMGITHHDKEGRIITAEYDNFYLVNVYTPNSKRELERLEYRMEWEDDFRAFLKNLEKHKGVIVCGDLNVAHTEIDLKNPKTNRRNAGFTDEEREKMSALLDSGFIDTFRYFYPDKEGAYTWWSYMGKARENNTGWRIDYFLCSKILESKLQSACIYPEVLGSDHCPIGLEIKK, from the coding sequence ATGAAGCTTATTTCTTGGAATGTCAATGGCTTGCGCGCGTGTATGAATAAGGGTTTTATGGATTTTTTCAACGCTGTAAATGCAGATGTGTTTTGCATACAAGAATCTAAAATGTTGCGCGAGCAAGCGACTTTTGACTTTCCAAACTATGAGGAATACTGGAATAGCGCGGAGAAAAAGGGCTATTCTGGCGTGGCGATTTTTAGCAAACAAACACCTTTAAATGTCGCCTATGATATGGGGATAACGCACCACGACAAAGAAGGACGCATCATCACGGCAGAATACGATAACTTTTATCTCGTCAATGTCTATACGCCAAATAGTAAGCGCGAGCTAGAGCGCTTGGAATATCGTATGGAGTGGGAAGATGATTTTCGCGCGTTTTTAAAAAACCTAGAAAAACATAAAGGCGTTATCGTGTGTGGCGATCTCAATGTCGCGCATACAGAAATTGACCTTAAAAATCCCAAAACAAACCGCCGCAATGCCGGCTTCACCGATGAAGAGCGCGAGAAAATGAGCGCGCTTTTAGATTCTGGATTTATTGATACTTTTAGGTATTTTTACCCTGACAAAGAGGGTGCTTATACTTGGTGGAGTTATATGGGGAAAGCAAGAGAGAACAATACAGGTTGGCGGATTGATTACTTCCTTTGCTCAAAAATCTTAGAATCTAAATTGCAAAGCGCGTGTATTTATCCAGAAGTTTTAGGAAGCGATCATTGCCCTATTGGGTTGGAAATTAAAAAATAA
- the purH gene encoding bifunctional phosphoribosylaminoimidazolecarboxamide formyltransferase/IMP cyclohydrolase: MYALLSVSDKSGIVEFARELVALGYKILSTGGTLKVLRESNINALEVSQYTQSEELFSGRVKTLHPKIAGGILYRRTNESDIASAKAHNIASISLVCVNLYPFKQTIKRTDDFAEIIENIDIGGPSLVRAGAKNFESVLVVTDCKDYARVIEALKTNHNTLELRRELMIKAFSHTASYDCMIANYMNARFCEGFGEKQFIVGSKVRDTRYGENPHQKGALYEFENFWSENFRILKGEPSFNNFTDMNAALLLASAFGEAKAVSIVKHGNACGFAIKGNLLDSYASALKCDSVSAYGGVVAVNGVIEKDLAQKMNEIFIEVIIAAGITDEALEVFAPKKRTKIFTLTNARNTLEFALDKYDFKRIQGGFVYQQSDNVGKNEVTNAKLVSQKSAPKEQMRDLEIAYKIASLTKSNCVTYVKDGALVGIGMGMTSRIDSARAAMRKAKDMGLSLQGSAMASEAFFPFKDSVELAQSAGVSAIIQPGGSIRDDEVIAECDKHGIALYFSGVRHFLH, from the coding sequence ATGTATGCACTTCTAAGTGTGAGCGATAAAAGCGGGATTGTGGAATTTGCGCGGGAGTTAGTGGCGTTAGGCTATAAAATTTTAAGCACAGGCGGGACGCTAAAAGTGCTAAGAGAATCCAACATAAATGCGCTTGAAGTGAGCCAATACACGCAAAGCGAAGAGCTTTTTAGCGGGCGTGTGAAGACACTGCACCCAAAGATCGCTGGAGGTATTTTGTATCGGCGGACAAATGAATCTGACATTGCAAGCGCAAAGGCGCATAATATCGCGTCAATTAGCCTTGTGTGTGTGAATCTCTATCCATTTAAACAAACAATTAAACGCACTGATGATTTTGCTGAAATCATCGAAAATATCGATATAGGCGGACCAAGTCTCGTGCGCGCAGGAGCGAAAAACTTTGAATCTGTGCTTGTGGTGACGGATTGCAAGGATTATGCACGCGTAATAGAAGCACTTAAGACAAATCATAACACATTAGAATTGCGCAGGGAGCTGATGATAAAGGCATTTTCACACACAGCAAGCTATGATTGTATGATTGCAAATTATATGAATGCGCGCTTTTGCGAGGGTTTTGGGGAGAAGCAATTCATCGTAGGAAGCAAGGTGCGCGATACGCGCTATGGGGAAAATCCACATCAAAAAGGCGCGTTATATGAATTTGAAAACTTTTGGAGTGAGAATTTTAGAATCTTAAAAGGCGAGCCGAGTTTTAATAACTTCACTGATATGAATGCCGCACTTTTGCTTGCAAGCGCATTTGGAGAAGCAAAGGCGGTAAGCATTGTAAAGCACGGCAATGCTTGTGGCTTTGCGATAAAAGGAAATTTGCTAGATTCTTATGCGAGTGCGTTAAAATGCGATAGCGTGAGTGCGTATGGTGGCGTGGTGGCGGTAAATGGCGTTATTGAAAAAGACTTAGCACAAAAAATGAATGAAATTTTTATCGAAGTAATTATCGCTGCGGGGATTACAGATGAGGCGCTAGAAGTGTTTGCACCAAAGAAACGCACTAAGATTTTTACACTCACAAATGCGCGCAATACGTTAGAATTTGCGCTTGATAAGTATGATTTTAAGCGCATACAAGGGGGCTTTGTCTATCAGCAAAGCGATAATGTGGGTAAAAATGAAGTAACAAATGCAAAGCTTGTTAGTCAAAAAAGTGCGCCAAAAGAACAAATGCGGGATTTAGAAATCGCGTATAAAATCGCAAGTCTTACAAAATCAAATTGCGTCACTTATGTCAAAGATGGCGCGCTAGTAGGCATTGGTATGGGTATGACAAGTCGCATAGATTCTGCGCGCGCAGCAATGCGAAAGGCAAAAGATATGGGGCTTTCACTGCAAGGAAGCGCGATGGCAAGCGAGGCGTTTTTTCCATTTAAAGACAGCGTAGAGCTCGCCCAAAGTGCAGGTGTGAGCGCGATAATCCAGCCCGGTGGTAGCATACGCGATGATGAAGTAATCGCAGAATGCGATAAACACGGGATTGCGCTCTATTTTAGCGGCGTGCGCCATTTCTTGCATTAA
- a CDS encoding NFACT family protein gives MNLTLLRLSARYIAQFKKIYFCKRIDDNVFLLNLENTLFYIDLTRGNSGIYCTQREILGAKSFNAPMDLKLREYCTNATLIDCHTDGNNRILCLHFLAKSSYKEESFCLEFEFTGKFTNAILLNQKRVVIEALRHLPNAKRPLQVGKVLVKLPQQTRALESLQDSHQLGKVEQMHEVEAKRNLSTRDDTKAFLCELFTKHCAQKLESAKAQAQKNLDSKKLALEKNLQNLPDKNELEHLSEQSALFARCILAHLHEINPANIYATHIFLEQNFANSLNPTESKFSKQLDRIYKYSSFQKTPSMRAQAEPCGIHFREGDIFKGRESKILQIPIPKEIASFSDLAQYYFLLSKKYAKKAQNIHLQIENLQDSLRFLDSQKALVQRVTSFEELKIFTPQKQKGKKSDKKSGTAFEVFFIAGVKVGVGKNANQNIALLKAASAEDVWLHVRDVPSSHMILFCGKTKIAESVLQKAGQILIELCGIKGGNLPVDYTKRKFVKITQGANVVYAKYQRLEFKS, from the coding sequence GTGAATCTTACGCTCTTGCGCCTAAGTGCGCGTTATATAGCTCAATTTAAAAAGATTTATTTTTGTAAGCGCATTGATGATAATGTGTTTTTGCTAAATTTAGAAAACACGCTTTTTTATATCGATTTGACGCGCGGGAATAGCGGGATTTATTGCACCCAGCGCGAGATTTTGGGGGCAAAGTCTTTCAATGCGCCGATGGATTTAAAGTTGCGCGAGTATTGCACAAACGCCACATTGATAGACTGCCACACAGATGGGAACAATCGCATTTTATGCCTGCATTTTTTAGCAAAATCTTCTTATAAAGAAGAGTCTTTTTGCCTTGAATTTGAATTTACCGGGAAATTTACCAATGCCATTTTACTTAATCAAAAGCGCGTGGTTATCGAGGCTTTGCGCCATTTGCCAAATGCAAAGCGCCCTTTGCAAGTTGGAAAGGTTTTAGTAAAGCTTCCCCAGCAAACGCGCGCACTAGAATCGTTGCAAGATTCTCATCAATTAGGAAAGGTGGAGCAAATGCACGAAGTAGAGGCGAAGCGGAATTTATCCACGCGAGATGATACAAAAGCTTTTTTATGTGAGCTTTTTACAAAGCATTGCGCCCAAAAGCTAGAATCTGCCAAAGCCCAAGCGCAAAAAAACCTAGATTCTAAAAAACTTGCACTAGAAAAAAACCTGCAAAACTTGCCAGATAAAAATGAATTAGAGCATTTAAGCGAGCAGAGTGCGCTTTTTGCGCGTTGTATTTTGGCGCATTTGCACGAGATTAATCCTGCAAATATTTATGCTACGCATATTTTTTTAGAACAAAATTTTGCGAATTCTCTCAACCCCACAGAATCTAAATTCTCCAAACAGCTTGATAGAATCTACAAATATTCAAGCTTCCAAAAAACGCCAAGTATGCGCGCGCAAGCGGAGCCTTGCGGAATTCACTTCCGCGAAGGTGATATATTCAAAGGAAGAGAATCTAAAATCTTGCAAATCCCTATCCCAAAGGAAATTGCTAGCTTTTCCGATTTAGCACAATATTATTTTTTACTTTCAAAAAAATATGCTAAAAAAGCACAGAATATTCATTTACAAATAGAAAATTTACAAGATTCCTTGCGTTTTTTAGATTCCCAAAAGGCGTTGGTGCAAAGGGTTACTAGCTTTGAGGAGCTAAAAATTTTTACCCCACAAAAACAAAAAGGCAAAAAAAGCGACAAAAAAAGTGGAACAGCTTTTGAAGTATTTTTTATTGCAGGGGTGAAAGTGGGCGTTGGTAAAAACGCTAACCAAAATATCGCCCTGCTGAAAGCTGCGAGTGCAGAGGATGTATGGCTGCATGTGCGCGATGTGCCTAGCTCGCATATGATACTTTTTTGCGGGAAGACAAAGATAGCAGAATCTGTATTGCAAAAAGCAGGGCAGATTCTCATCGAGCTTTGCGGGATTAAGGGAGGGAATTTACCAGTCGATTATACCAAGCGTAAGTTTGTGAAAATCACACAAGGTGCAAATGTAGTCTATGCCAAATACCAGCGATTAGAGTTTAAGAGCTAA
- a CDS encoding DNA methyltransferase produces MNTCDFKILENEDFKEDSVREFIIAPLLKQLDFVLKDSKQSQKNSKLEMVLSLRLTSPTITGSNEKITLTRFPDYVLYVDSKAHCVLDAKAPKIKINATSKAERQAFYYAINPELKAPFYALCNGLEFNLFETNKQELIQSFSCEELFANNFKNETFTLLKQYLTTPLESLKQSLSQDSKTPKKSEEWYLSRELPKAILNPKKQAKARYFGCTAYFTRQSWDIVTQNIKNFTDKGDVVLDPFGGSGVTAIEAMMNERVGIHTDLNPLSIFMVKALSVKCDLSALYDLSEAVLSEFENLRPKNEKEAKALLKGAKYYPNALDSEFGEVATQKEQDSTLWIPQDEILPKGSDVDCVLSLFSKMQLAELALLRKLIFKHTTPSGSKENRIYKRNMRYSLMLAFRNTITMCNLTYHDSEARKGKGGNSGVLAYYRYRIAKKPIFLNVAEIFQGKTKLVIRGKKELESSSVFYDSYFFPIQRVIKDFKHQELSKREQEDFSKVDSLLNKTNGEKIFQADATNLREIESQSIDFIYTDPPYGAKIPYLDLSAMWNVWLDLPVDSSLKEKECIEKGSLEKSREEYHTLMIASLKEMYRVLKYNRWLAFVFQHQDPQLWQILVEEAQKIGFEYVGSVRQDNGQTTFKKRQFKASVLSGQLIIYFKKVQNPKTLAKEHLGDDITALVLNHAEALIARDDGATLEEIHAEITIKGLELGFLHSLSKDYADLTPLITANFDLDATSGKYHIKKGQKFKSNAIPLELRTKYFLLSYLRGAKRQGKKAYFDDICLEIIPLLKNGVSPSKELIREILEDIAMPNYTTGEWRLKEKTHTLFDDLY; encoded by the coding sequence ATGAATACTTGTGATTTTAAAATTTTAGAGAACGAAGATTTTAAAGAAGATTCTGTGCGGGAGTTTATCATTGCGCCACTTTTGAAACAACTAGACTTTGTGTTGAAAGATTCTAAGCAATCGCAAAAAAACTCTAAGCTAGAAATGGTTTTATCACTAAGGCTTACAAGTCCCACAATTACAGGAAGTAATGAGAAAATCACTCTCACACGTTTCCCTGATTATGTGCTTTATGTAGATTCTAAAGCGCATTGTGTGTTAGACGCAAAAGCTCCAAAGATTAAAATTAATGCTACAAGCAAGGCTGAGCGTCAAGCTTTTTATTATGCTATTAATCCCGAACTTAAAGCCCCATTTTATGCGCTTTGCAATGGTTTGGAATTTAATCTTTTTGAGACAAACAAGCAAGAATTGATTCAAAGCTTTTCTTGTGAGGAACTTTTTGCTAATAACTTTAAAAATGAAACTTTCACACTACTTAAGCAATATCTCACCACCCCGCTAGAATCCTTAAAGCAATCCCTAAGTCAAGATTCCAAAACACCCAAAAAAAGCGAGGAATGGTATCTAAGTCGCGAACTACCAAAGGCAATACTTAATCCAAAAAAACAAGCAAAAGCGCGTTATTTTGGCTGCACCGCGTATTTTACAAGGCAAAGCTGGGATATAGTAACGCAAAATATCAAAAATTTCACCGACAAGGGCGATGTAGTGCTAGACCCTTTTGGAGGCAGTGGCGTAACTGCCATAGAGGCTATGATGAATGAAAGAGTGGGAATCCACACGGATTTAAACCCACTAAGCATTTTTATGGTTAAAGCTTTAAGTGTGAAGTGTGATTTAAGCGCATTATACGATTTAAGTGAAGCAGTTTTAAGCGAGTTTGAGAATTTGCGCCCAAAAAATGAAAAAGAAGCAAAAGCACTTTTAAAAGGTGCTAAATACTATCCTAATGCACTAGATAGCGAGTTTGGCGAAGTAGCTACACAAAAAGAGCAGGATTCTACACTTTGGATTCCTCAAGATGAGATTCTGCCAAAGGGAAGTGATGTAGATTGCGTGTTAAGTCTCTTTAGTAAAATGCAGTTAGCCGAACTTGCTCTTTTACGCAAACTCATTTTTAAGCACACCACACCAAGCGGGAGTAAAGAAAATAGAATCTACAAAAGGAATATGCGGTATAGTCTTATGTTGGCATTCAGAAATACAATCACGATGTGTAATTTGACTTATCACGATTCTGAAGCACGAAAAGGTAAGGGTGGGAACAGCGGTGTTTTGGCATACTATCGATACAGAATAGCTAAAAAACCTATTTTTCTTAATGTAGCAGAAATATTTCAAGGCAAGACAAAACTAGTTATTAGAGGCAAAAAAGAGCTAGAATCCTCCTCCGTCTTTTATGACTCCTACTTTTTCCCCATACAACGAGTGATAAAAGATTTTAAACACCAAGAGCTAAGTAAAAGAGAGCAAGAGGACTTTAGCAAGGTAGATTCACTGCTGAATAAAACCAATGGAGAAAAAATCTTCCAAGCCGATGCAACTAATCTAAGAGAGATAGAATCCCAAAGCATAGATTTCATCTACACAGACCCACCCTATGGGGCGAAGATTCCCTATTTAGACCTTAGCGCTATGTGGAATGTTTGGCTAGATTTGCCTGTGGATTCTAGCTTAAAAGAAAAAGAATGTATAGAAAAAGGAAGTTTAGAAAAAAGCAGAGAGGAATACCACACTCTAATGATAGCAAGCCTAAAAGAAATGTATCGCGTGCTTAAATACAATCGCTGGCTTGCCTTTGTGTTTCAGCACCAAGACCCGCAATTATGGCAGATTCTAGTAGAGGAGGCGCAAAAGATTGGCTTTGAGTATGTTGGCTCTGTGCGGCAGGATAATGGACAAACGACATTTAAGAAAAGGCAGTTTAAAGCTTCTGTGTTAAGCGGACAACTAATTATTTATTTTAAAAAGGTGCAAAATCCCAAAACTCTAGCTAAAGAACATTTAGGCGATGATATTACTGCTCTTGTGCTTAATCACGCGGAAGCCTTGATTGCTAGAGATGATGGGGCGACATTAGAGGAAATCCACGCAGAGATTACCATTAAAGGCTTAGAACTTGGCTTTTTGCATAGCTTAAGTAAGGATTATGCGGATTTGACACCTTTAATTACCGCAAACTTTGACCTTGATGCAACAAGCGGAAAATACCATATCAAAAAAGGACAGAAATTTAAAAGCAATGCGATTCCGCTAGAGTTAAGAACAAAGTATTTCTTGCTCTCTTATTTACGCGGAGCAAAAAGACAAGGCAAAAAGGCTTATTTTGATGATATTTGCTTAGAGATTATCCCCTTGCTTAAAAATGGTGTAAGCCCGAGTAAAGAACTCATTAGAGAGATTCTAGAGGATATAGCTATGCCAAACTATACTACAGGCGAATGGAGATTAAAAGAAAAAACACACACGCTTTTTGATGATTTATATTAG
- the purB gene encoding adenylosuccinate lyase, with amino-acid sequence MVERYARDEMKNLWSMEAKYSAWLEVEKALVRGWNRLGLIPDSDCEKICKNARFDIARIDEIEAVTKHDLIAFTTSVAESLGEESRWVHYGITSSDCIDTAVALQIRDSLKIIIKDLQDLREAIKTRAMEHKYTLMVGRSHGIHGEPITFGLVLAIWYDEIGRHLKALESSVKTISVGQLSGAMGNLAHTPIELEELVCEELGLSPAPVSNQVIQRDRYARVMSDLALLASSCEKIAVEIRHLQRTEVYEAEEFFEVGQKGSSAMPHKRNPVLSENITGLCRMIRSYALPAMENVALWHERDISHSSVERFILPDGFITTDFMLARLSNLIKKLVIYPKNMLKNLNLTGGLVFSQRILLELPKKGVSREDAYKIVQRNAMKVWRDLQEGKSALNEKGESLYLQYLLADGELVGLIGAEAVRECFEFDYYTKSVDSIFKRVFGK; translated from the coding sequence ATGGTAGAGCGGTATGCAAGAGATGAGATGAAAAATCTTTGGAGTATGGAGGCGAAATATAGCGCGTGGCTAGAAGTGGAAAAAGCACTTGTGCGCGGGTGGAATCGCTTGGGGCTGATACCAGATTCTGATTGTGAAAAGATTTGCAAAAACGCCCGCTTTGACATCGCCCGCATTGACGAGATAGAAGCGGTTACAAAGCATGATTTGATAGCTTTTACCACAAGTGTGGCGGAGTCTTTGGGCGAGGAGTCACGCTGGGTGCATTATGGCATTACTTCGAGTGATTGTATTGATACGGCTGTGGCTTTGCAGATTCGCGATTCGCTAAAGATTATCATCAAGGATTTACAAGACTTGCGCGAGGCGATAAAAACGCGTGCGATGGAGCACAAATATACGCTGATGGTTGGGCGCAGTCACGGGATTCACGGCGAGCCTATCACTTTTGGACTTGTTTTAGCGATTTGGTATGATGAGATAGGACGCCACCTAAAAGCACTAGAATCTAGCGTGAAAACCATAAGTGTGGGACAGCTAAGCGGTGCAATGGGGAATCTCGCGCATACTCCAATCGAGCTAGAAGAGCTTGTGTGCGAGGAGTTGGGCTTGAGTCCAGCGCCTGTGAGTAATCAAGTAATCCAGCGCGACCGCTATGCGCGTGTGATGAGTGATCTTGCACTGCTTGCAAGTAGTTGCGAGAAAATTGCGGTAGAAATTCGCCATTTACAGCGCACAGAGGTGTATGAGGCAGAAGAGTTTTTTGAAGTGGGACAAAAAGGAAGCTCTGCTATGCCACACAAGCGCAATCCCGTGCTAAGTGAGAATATCACGGGACTTTGTCGTATGATACGTTCCTACGCCTTGCCCGCGATGGAGAATGTCGCGTTGTGGCACGAGCGCGATATTAGCCATTCAAGCGTGGAGCGCTTTATCCTGCCTGATGGTTTTATCACTACGGATTTTATGCTTGCGCGCTTAAGCAATCTCATCAAAAAGCTCGTCATCTATCCTAAGAATATGCTAAAAAATCTAAACCTAACCGGCGGGCTTGTGTTTTCCCAGCGCATACTTTTAGAGCTTCCTAAAAAAGGCGTCTCAAGGGAAGATGCGTATAAAATCGTGCAACGCAATGCAATGAAAGTGTGGCGGGATTTGCAAGAGGGCAAAAGCGCGCTAAATGAGAAGGGTGAGAGCTTATATTTACAATATTTGTTAGCTGATGGTGAGCTTGTGGGGCTTATAGGTGCGGAAGCGGTGCGAGAGTGCTTTGAGTTTGACTACTATACCAAAAGCGTGGATTCTATCTTTAAGAGAGTGTTTGGGAAATGA
- a CDS encoding DNA methyltransferase, with protein MQDLDSQKQTSNLAQLKANLIAEIRQRVEDKIIEENNAKLLEKLITNAENTQEALSIAALGTTYKRTGFHFDKRLEKQSEDIHYLSKNAALSFSDSNSTLKHSLIIGDNYPALLNLLITYKGKVKVIYIDPPYGKDALGEFANTNYNNAISRDNLLSMLYPRLSLAKELLKDDGVIFCSIDDRNQAYVKCLFDEVFGERNFCGHIIWLKGNAQNDADTLQKNHEYILTYTRNIEFKPINQVRQKAEEKLYKEATNKFYYEGGGFTSGNLNSDLNHHVLCGYTIFYNPATHDIQHFMDYDTKKAKNSNNENEVYKEIDKELLSKGYIAIRPPKKRNLLGRWVVSYEKFANLIAQNQILIKKNKNGYSVLRKEWVNPKQVKQNEKGEYYAIIDKENPPKSFIDFSSGSGTTIFKTIMGDKIFANPKPLNLIKHLLKISTTPNTANNREHLAGGGGNSFIA; from the coding sequence ATGCAAGATTTAGATTCACAAAAGCAAACTTCAAACCTAGCACAACTTAAAGCAAATCTCATAGCAGAGATAAGGCAAAGGGTAGAAGATAAAATCATAGAAGAAAACAACGCAAAGCTTTTAGAAAAGCTTATTACAAACGCTGAAAACACACAAGAAGCCCTAAGCATAGCCGCACTTGGCACGACTTATAAAAGAACAGGCTTTCATTTTGATAAAAGATTAGAAAAGCAAAGCGAGGATATACATTATCTAAGCAAAAATGCGGCTTTAAGCTTTAGCGATTCTAACTCTACCCTAAAGCATAGCCTAATCATAGGAGATAACTACCCCGCTCTTTTAAACTTGCTCATCACTTACAAAGGCAAGGTTAAGGTTATCTACATAGACCCGCCCTATGGCAAAGATGCCTTAGGAGAGTTTGCAAACACAAACTACAATAACGCCATTTCAAGGGATAATCTTTTATCTATGCTTTATCCCCGCTTAAGCTTAGCAAAAGAATTGCTAAAAGATGATGGCGTGATATTTTGTAGCATAGATGATAGGAATCAAGCCTATGTAAAATGCCTTTTTGATGAAGTGTTTGGAGAGAGGAATTTTTGCGGACACATCATTTGGCTTAAAGGTAACGCACAAAATGATGCTGATACTTTGCAAAAAAACCACGAATACATTTTGACTTATACTAGAAATATAGAATTTAAGCCCATTAATCAAGTAAGGCAAAAGGCAGAAGAAAAACTATATAAAGAGGCAACAAATAAATTCTACTATGAAGGAGGTGGATTTACGAGTGGCAATTTAAATAGTGACCTCAATCACCATGTTTTATGTGGTTATACTATATTCTATAATCCTGCAACACATGATATACAACATTTTATGGATTATGATACCAAAAAAGCAAAAAATAGCAATAACGAAAATGAAGTATATAAAGAAATAGATAAAGAATTATTAAGTAAGGGTTACATAGCTATAAGACCTCCAAAGAAAAGAAATCTATTGGGCAGATGGGTAGTTTCTTATGAAAAATTTGCAAATTTAATAGCGCAAAATCAAATACTTATCAAAAAAAATAAAAATGGTTATTCTGTCTTACGTAAGGAATGGGTAAATCCTAAACAAGTAAAACAAAATGAAAAAGGCGAATATTATGCGATTATAGACAAAGAAAATCCGCCTAAAAGTTTTATTGATTTTTCAAGTGGTAGCGGAACAACTATATTTAAAACTATAATGGGCGATAAAATTTTTGCCAATCCTAAGCCTCTAAATTTAATCAAACACCTCCTTAAAATCTCCACCACCCCAAACACTGCAAATAATAGAGAGCATTTAGCGGGGGGGGGGGGCAACAGCTTCATAGCGTAG